The Clostridia bacterium region AGAGCACGCCAAGCGGTTCTTCCGCTTTCTCGAGGGAGGAGAAGTGGAGATAACCGGGAGCTTTCCCGCCGGCGTGATCGGCAGTACCGCCGAGAACCTGGCCGCGTCGGCAGACGGCGAGCGCCACGAACACTCCGAGCTTTATCCGGAGTTCGCCCGGGTGGCCGAAACCGAAGGTTTTCCGGGAATAGCCGCAGTCTTCCGGGCGGTGGCTGTGTCCGAGCAGGGACACGAACAGAGATTCCGGGCCCTTTTGGCCAATCTGCAAGGCGAACGCGTTTTCTCGCGGGAGGGCAGGGCGGTGTGGCGCTGCCGCAATTGCGGCTACCTGCACGAAGGCCCTACCGCACCTGAGGTGTGCCCGGCCTGCGCCCATCCCCAGGCCTATTTCGAGCTGAAAGCGGAGAACTACTAATCAGAAGGCCCCGTCTGTGGCCTGCCCGGCAGGCGGGGCCCGTTCCGGCGCAGCGACGGGGGCTACCGGGAGGGGGGCGATAACAGGACCCGACTAGAGTAGGCCGGCTTCTTCCAGCAGCCGGCGCAGCATGCGAGCATTGGTCACGGCCTGGCCCTGGTAGTGGTTGTTGAAGGCTACGAAGACTGCCCTCGCCTCGCGCGCCAGGGAGGCGATGCCGGGGATCCACTCCTTGAGTTCTTCTTTCGAGTAGAGGTAGTCGTAGCGCTCGTAAGCCTGCTCGTGGTCCCACCACTTGCCGGCATTGCGACCGTGGAAGCGCACGTAGGCTGTCGGAGCCGTGCATTGCACTACCCCACCCGGCAGGCCGCGCAGCCGCGGCCCGTCCACGCAGACGTAACCGAGGTTATGTTGTGCCAACCACTGCCAGACTTCGTTCCGGGACCACTCCCGGCTTCTGAACTCTACCACCAAAGGCAGGCCGGCCAGCAGTTCCCGCACCCGGTCCAGGTAGGATAGGTTCTCGGATTGAAAATGAAAGGAGTAGGGGAACTGCAAGAGCACCGCTCCGAGTCTCCCGGATTCCAGGAGCGGGACGAGACCGGTCCGGAACTCCCGTGCCTCCTCGGCCACCGCGGGACCGCGTTCATGGGTCAGACCCCGGTAGGCCTTAACCGTAAACAGGAATCCCTCGGGCACCTTGCGCAACATGCCGGCCAGGGTGCGGGCCGAGGGCAACCGGTAGTAAGAAAAATTGACCTCCACAAAATTGAACTCACGGGCGTAATGGGCCAGCATGTCTGCCGGGCGCAGGGAAGCCGGGTAGAAAGGGCCGACCCAATCCCGGTAGCTGTATCCGGAGGTGCCCACACGGATTTCGCCCTCACCGCGGGTCTTGCGGTACCGGGTGCCCGAGCCGTCAGACACGCGCTTACCCCCCTCGGAGTGATTGCCGGGCGAAAGGCTCAGGAGCCAAGGTCTCCTTGGCGGTCGAGGA contains the following coding sequences:
- a CDS encoding rubrerythrin family protein; translation: MPSLRGTQTERNLLLAFAGESQARNRYTFFASQAKKEGYEQIAAVFSDTADNEREHAKRFFRFLEGGEVEITGSFPAGVIGSTAENLAASADGERHEHSELYPEFARVAETEGFPGIAAVFRAVAVSEQGHEQRFRALLANLQGERVFSREGRAVWRCRNCGYLHEGPTAPEVCPACAHPQAYFELKAENY
- a CDS encoding DUF72 domain-containing protein; the protein is MSDGSGTRYRKTRGEGEIRVGTSGYSYRDWVGPFYPASLRPADMLAHYAREFNFVEVNFSYYRLPSARTLAGMLRKVPEGFLFTVKAYRGLTHERGPAVAEEAREFRTGLVPLLESGRLGAVLLQFPYSFHFQSENLSYLDRVRELLAGLPLVVEFRSREWSRNEVWQWLAQHNLGYVCVDGPRLRGLPGGVVQCTAPTAYVRFHGRNAGKWWDHEQAYERYDYLYSKEELKEWIPGIASLAREARAVFVAFNNHYQGQAVTNARMLRRLLEEAGLL